A window of Kribbella voronezhensis genomic DNA:
TCTTGCTGACGGTAGATTTCGCGACATGCTCAGCCTCGAGGACGTCCGGGAAGCCGCCCAGCGGATCGAAGGCGTGGCGCACCGGACTCCGGTGATCACGTCACGGACGTTGAACGAGCGCGTCGGCGCCGAGGTGTTCCTCAAGGCGGAGAACCTGCAGCGGATCGGGGCGTTCAAGTTCCGGGGCGCCTACAACGCGATCAGCCGGCTGAGCCCCGAGCAACTCGGGCGCGGCGTCGCGGCGTACTCGTCGGGGAACCACGCGCAGGCGGTCGCGTTGGCGGCGGCACTCGCGGGGACGAGCGCGGTCATCCTGATGCCCGAGGACGCGCCGCCGACGAAGGTCGCCGCGACCAAGGGGTACGGCGCCGAGGTGGTCACCTACGACCGGTACACCGGGGACCGTACGGCGCTCGCGACCCAGCTGGCCGAGGAACGCGGGGTGACCTTGATCCCGCCGTACGACCACTACGACGTGATGGCCGGGCAGGGCACGGTCGCGCTCGAGCTGATCGAGGAGGTCGGGCAGCTCGGGGCACTGCTTGCCCCGATCGGGGGTGGCGGGCTGATCGCCGGCTGCGCGACGGCTGCCACCGCGCTCTGCCCCGGTCTCCGGGTGATCGGGGTCGAGCCCGAGGCGGGCGACGACACGGCCCGATCGCTGGCCGCCGGTGAGCGGGTCCAGATCGGCGTACCGCGGACGATCGCCGACGGGCAGGCCATCCCGATTCCGGGCGAGCTCACGTTCGAGATCAACCGGCGGCTGCTGGCCGGCGTCGAACTGGTCAGCGACGACGAGATCCGGGCCGCGATGGTGTTCGCATTCGAGCGGCTGAAGCTGGTGCTCGAACCGAGTGGCGCCTGTGCGCTGGCCGCGCTGCTGGCCGGGCGGATCCAGGACCTCCCCGACCGGGTCGGCGTGGTGCTTTCAGGCGGGAACGTGGGGCTGGAACGCTTCCTGGAGCTGCTCGCCGAGAGCTGAATCGGACCAGCACTCAGCGGCCTCTGAGTACTCACTGTGGTCGTTGTCACAGAGAGCCATCATGAAATGTGAGCCAGGTCACACGAATTCGCTGGACGCCCGCCTGAGCGCCGCTCAGACAGCCTCAGGACACCAGGTGTTCACCGGAGGTCCTTGACCCGTCAGAGACCCATTTGAGGGCTTTTCGGAGGGTGTCTGTGGATTTGAGGGTTTGCGTCGTGACCGTTCTGTTATACAGTCGTCGGCGGTTCGACAAATGAGACGAACTGCAGGTGTGTCAACGCCGAGTCCTGCCAGGCGCACCTGTTCCCCTCGAACAACCATGGCAGGAGTGGGGGACCCAGGAGGTTGGGGTCCGACCGTGAGTGGTCGGGTCCCTGGGGTGAAGTCCGCGGGAGCGGACCGGGCTATCGACTCTCAGCCCGAACCCGACAGCTAACTCCGCAGGCGTCGGGAGACAACCATGCCCGTCACCGTCCGACGGACAGCGCTGCCTGCTGTCAGTCACCAGAGCGAGTCCAGTACCCGGCCCACCGGTCGCATCCTGGCCAAGCACCGCAAGACCACCAAGTCCGCGGCCGCCCCGCGTGCCGCAGCCGCCGTCCTCTCGGTCGGCCTCGCCGTCAGCGGCGGAGCGATCCTCACCGTCGCCGGCACCCCTACGACCGCCTCGGCGGCCACCAGCAAGACCACCTCGGCCGCGTGGGCCCGGGGTAACAAGCCGGTCTCCACGAAGCCGCTGCTTCGCTACGCCGACGCCGGCTCCGCCGTTCGCTACGTGCAGCGCTCGCTGGACGTCCCGGCCGGTGGTTGGTACGGCTCCGCCACTCGTACGGCGGTCGCCAAGTTCCAGCGCCGGGTGGGCCTGCCCCGCACCGGCACCATGACCGTGAACACCTGGCGTTCGCTGTTCTACGCCGCGAGCCACGGTCTGCTGCACGGCGGTACCGGGAGCAGCTCCACCTTCCAGGCCCGCGTCCTGCGGGAAGCGGCCAAGCTCAAGGGCACGCCGTACCGCTACGGCGGCACGACCACCCGCGGCCTGGACTGCTCGGGCTACACCGGTCTCGTCTACAAGCGCGCCGGCAAGAAGCTCCCCCGTACGTCGCGCCAGCAGTACAGCGCCACGAGGCACTTGAGCCGCAGGTCCGCCAAGCCTGGCGACCTGGTGTTCTTCAAGAGCGGTGGCGGCAGCGTGTACCACGTCGGCATCTACGCCGGCGGCAACATGCTGTGGCACGCCTCGAGGCCGGGCCGCCCGGTCGCGAAGGCAAAGATCTGGAGCAGCAACGTGGCCTTCGGCCGCGCCTGATCCTGCATCACGTCAGCGAGACCCGTCTCCCCCCACGGGTCGCTGACCTGGAACCGGTCGCGAGTCGCCGCCCCCACCCCTCCGGCGACTCGCGGCCGGTTTCCCTTCTCTACAAGGCGTTTCAGGTGTCCAGCAGGCCCGCGTCATGGGCGAGGATCGCGACCTGGACCCGGTTGGTGGCATCGAGTTTCACCAGCACCCGCGACACGTGCGCCTTCACGGTCGCCTCGCTCATGAACAACTGCTTGCCGATGTCGGCATTGGACAGGCCCTGAGCGACCGCGGCCAGCACCTCCTTCTCGCGATCGGTCAGTGACGTCAGCCGCTCCCGCGCCACCCGCCGCCGATCGGTCCGCTGATCCGCCGCGAAGTGCCCGATCAACCGCCGGGTCACGGCGGGCGACAACATCGCGTCCCCGGCTGCGACGACGCGAACAGCTTGCACGAGCTCGCGCGGCGGCGTGTCCTTCAACAGGAACCCACTCGCCCCGGCCTGCAACGCCCGGAACACATAGTCGTCCAGATCGAACGTCGTCAGGACTACGACCTTCGGCGGCTCGGGCAACTCCTGCACGGCCCGCGTGGCGGCAAGTCCGTCGAGCTTCGGCATCCGGATGTCCATCAGCACCACGTCCGGGCGATGCTCGCGCACCATCGCGACCGCGTCGGCGCCGTCCTCGGCCTCGGCGACGACCTCGAGGTCGTCGGCCGACTCGAGGATCATCTTGAGTCCGGCCCGGACCAGCGCCTCGTCGTCCACGATCAGCAGCCGCGTCATCCTTCTCCTTCGTCGATGTCGTCGGTGTCATCGGTCTTGTCGGTGGCNNNNNNNNNNNNNNNNNNNNNNNNNNNNNNNNNNNNNNNNNNNNNNNNNNNNNNNNNNNNNNNNNNNNNNNNNNNNNNNNNNNNNNNNNNNNNNNNNGGCGCCGGTCTTGTCGGTGGCGCCGGTCTTGTCGGTGGCGCCGGTCTTGTCGGTGGCGCCGGTCTTGTCGGTGGCGCCGGTCTTGTCGGTGGCGCCGGTCTTGTCGGTGGCGCCGCTGTCGTCGGTCCGGGCGGGTCTGGCCGGGTCCTTCTCGGACCACGGCAGCCACGCCTCGACCCGCCAGCCGCCTTCCGCGGTCGGTCCGGCCGAAATACTTCCGCCCGACAGGCTGACCCGCTCCCGCAGCCCGACCAGTCCCGCACCCGCGCCGGGTAACAAGGAATCCGCCGCCACCGGCCGGACGTTCGTCACCCGGACTGTCACGCCAGTCCCCGGCGCGCCCTGCACCACTACTTCGGTCGAGACTCCCCGGGCGTGCTTGTGCACATTGGTCAGCCCCTCCTGCACGATCCGGTAGACCGTCCGACCCACCGAAGCCGGTACGTCGTCCGGCAGGACCAGCTCGCTCGACACGTTCACCCCGGCCGCCCGGGAGGCCTCCACCAACCGGGCCAGGTCGAGCGCTTGCGGTACTGGGGCCAGGTCCGCACCGGCCGCGCTGAGATCTGTCCGCAGTACGCCGAGAACTTCGCGCAGGTCCTCCATCGCCTGCCGGGCGGTCTCGCGGATCAGGCCTGCCGAGCTCTCCACCTTCTCCGGGCCGACCGCCGGGTTCACCTCGAGGCCGCCGGCGTGCAAGGCGATCAGCGACACCTTGTGCGCCAGGACGTCGTGCATCTCCTGGGCGATCCGGGCCCGCTCACCCAGCCGGGCCTGGTCCGCGCGGAGTTCGCGCTCCGCCTCGGCTCGCTCGGCCCGGTCCCGCAGCGACACCATCAGATCGCGCCGGGCGCCGATGTAGGCGCCGACCGCGACCCAGGTCCCGATCAGGAACGGTCCAGTGAAGAGCAGTACGTACGGATCGCTGGTCCGGTCGGACCAGGCACTGGCGACATACGCGACGTACGCCGCCAGGCTGAGCGCGGCCAGCATCAGGTCACGGCGGCGAACCGCCAGCGTCAGCAGGGCCAGTCCCATCGGGACGAAGATCTGACCGCCCAGCAGCGCCAGGATGGCAACGACGGTGACGGTGACGGGGAAGCGACGACGCCACCACAGGGCCAGCGAGGCGGCGATTCCGAGGCCGAGCACGAACCAGTCCCGCGCCTGCCAGCCACCCCGGGTGGTCCCGGACGCTGCCTGGGCGACGATCGTGATCAGGCTGAAGCCGATGTACATCAGGTCACGGATGCGCGGGGCGCGCTGGACGAACCAGCCGTACCAGCGCCGCAACCATTGCATTGCGTCAGCGTAGTCGCGCAGCGTAGATGTCCACGTCCACCTTCGGGAGCGATCCGTCTCCCTCCTCCGGTGGGGGTCAGGGTGGATCCCCGACGACTTTCGTAGGGGGCCGGTCGAGACGCTCGGTCGATGTGGGCAGGGGGCTCCGGACGGAAGAGTTGCCCCCATGATCACCGTCGAGAACCTCAGCAAGCGCTACGGCAACACCACCGCCGTGCAGGATGTCTCCTTCACTGTCGAGCCCGGCAGCATCACCGGATTTCTCGGCCCGAACGGGGCCGGCAAGTCCACCACGCTGCGCATGCTGACGGGACTCACGCCGCCGACCTCCGGCCGCGCGACGATCACCGGCAAGCGGTACGTCGAGTTGCCGAACCCGGGCCGCGTCGTCGGCGTCATGCTCGACGCTGCCGCCCAGCACCCGGGCCGCACCGGCCGGGAGACCCTGCAGCTCAACGCGAGCCTGCTCGGCGTACCGAAGGGCCGTGCGGACGAGATGCTCGAAGCCGTTGGGCTCAGCTCGGCCGCGAAGCGCCGGGTCGGCCAGTACTCGCTGGGGATGCGGCAGCGGCTCGGTATCGCGAGCGCGCTGCTCGGCGACCCCGCAGTACTGATCCTGGACGAGCCTGCCAACGGGATGGACCCGGAAGGCATTCGCTGGATGCGTGGCTTGCTGCAGGACTTCGCGAACCGCGGCGGCACAGTGATTCTGTCCAGCCACTTGCTGGGCGAGGTGCAGGCGACCGTGGACCGGCTGGTCGTCATCGGAGGCGGCCGCATCGTCGCCAACGGCTCACTGGACGAACTGCTCGCTGGGAGCGGCACGCTGGTCCGCGGTCTCGACCCGGTCGCGCTGAACCAGGCCCTGACCGCCGCCGGTCTCTCCCTGGAGCCGCTGCACGACGGAGCACTCCGGGTCGACGCCACTGCTGAGCAGGTCGGCCGCGCTGCCGCCGCTGCCGGCCAGATCCTCCTTGAACTGCGCGAGAGCGACGGCGCCGGTCTGGAAGAGCTCTTCTTCCAGCTGACCAGCCCGACCGCCACTGCCGTTGCCGCCTGACCACTCGAAACTTCTGGAGTTCACCACCATGGCTGTCACCGAAATCGCCTCCCCACCCACCACGTCGGCCGCGGTCGCTGGGAAGCACCGCGCCGTTGCCACCTCACTGCCGCCCGCACGGGGGCAGTCCTTCCTCCGGCTGGTCGTCACCGAGCTGCGGAAGTCCCTGGACACCCGCAGCGGCCGGGTGCTGATCCTCGCCATCCTTGCGCTGGCCGTGGCTGCGCTCACCTGGCAGCTCACCCACATGGACGCGGGCCGGCAGCACTTCGACAGCTACCTGGCTGCCGCATCGACAGGCGTCCAACTGCTGCTGCCGGTGATCGGTGTGATGGCGATGACGAGTGAGTGGACCCAGCGCACCGCGTTGACCACCTTCACGCTGTCGCCGCGCCGGGTCCGGGTCCAGCTGGCCAAGTTCGTTTCCGCGATCGTGCTGAGCATCGTCGTACTGACCGCGACCACGGTGCTCGCGATGGCCGCCACTGCGATCGGCGGCGCCACCGGCGGCAACGGATCGTCGTACGCCGGACTGGGCGGCTCGCTGGCCGGTGCCTACCTGACCACCGCGTTGAACGTCGTGATGGGTGCCGCTTTCGGTGCGGTGATCGCCCAGACCGCCGTCGCGATCCTGGTCTTCTTCATCGCCCCGACGGCCTGGGCACTGGCCGGGCCGGCGCTGTTCAAGGACAACGCGAACTGGCTGGACGTGTTCGGCGCCTTCGGCCGGATCGCCGAGCGCGATCTGCACGGGATGCTGCCCGAGACGCTCACCGCGATCGGCGTCTGGATCGTGCTGCCGACCATCGCCGGACTGTGGGCAAGCTCACGTCGCGAGGTGAAGTAGGTCCTCGGTTCGACGCTCAAGACGCGGAAGGCCTGGCCGGTTTGAGGGGATCGGCCAGGCCTTCCGGCCGGTCACCGGGCCTGTTCGGGGGTCCAGCCAGGGGGCGGTGCGTGTGTCGGACACCGGCTCCGGGTAACCTAGAACCACGATTACTGACGACTGATCCGTGGGCGCCCAGCTGCGTACCCGGTTGACTTGTGCGAGGGGGTCGACGCTATGGGGCGCGGCCGTGCAAAGGCCAAGCAGACGAAGGTCGCACGCGACCTGAAATACCGCACCTGGGAGACCGACTTGGAGCAGCTCAAGAAAGAGCTGTCCGGCGGCGAGCAGAGCGGTAACGGATCTGCGAACGGCGACAACGACGCAGACGTCGGCGATGACGCCGACGACTACCACCCCCGTCGGTAAGGCAGCATTTCAGCTCGGATGACCTGCCCAGCGCCTTGAGCGCCGGGCAGGTCTCCTGTGCTTGACCGACGTAGTTCTACCCAGGGCGGTGTCCCGAGTCGGGAGATCGTGCTTCAGCACACAGATCGCGGTTCGTGCTGCCCTGCTCACCGTGTGATCCGGAGAACGCCTCGCGGGGTTCTCCGGATCTCGCGGACTGGTTGACGCAGTCGGATTGTCGTCGGCTGGTTGCCTCAGCGGGCCTTGCTCAGCGGGCGTAGTCACCTTGGAGTTCGACACCGGAGGTGCCGTCGGCAGCGCTGACCTCGCCGCACACCCAGGCGGGGATGTCCCGCTCAGCCAGTACGGCGATCGCCCGGTCCGCGGCGGCCGGGTCGAGCACCGCGACCATCCCGACGCCCATGTTCAGGGTCTTCTCGAGCTCCAGCAGTGGTACGTCACCGAGCTGACCGACCAGGCCGAAGATCGGCGCCGGCGTCCAGGTGGACCGGTCGATCCGGACCGCGAACTCGGCGGGGATCACCCGGGCCAGGTTCGCCGCGAAGCCGCCACCGGTGATGTGCGACATCGCGTGCAGCGGCTTCTCGTCGGCGTTCAGCTCCCGGATCAGCTCCAGGCAGTGCTTGGCGTAGACCTTGGTCGGCGTCAGCAGGGTGTCCCCGAGGGTGCCACCGAGTTCGGGGACCTCCCGGTCGAGCTGCCAGCCGGCGCGGTCGAAGAAGACGTGCCGGACCAGGGAGTACCCGTTCGAGTGCAGACCCGACGAGGCCATCGCCACCACGACGTCACCGGCGCGAACCCGGTCCGCGCCGATCACCTCGTCGGCCTCGACGACTCCGGTGGCCGCGCCGGCCACGTCGTACTCGTCGGCTTCGAGCAGGCCGGGGTGCTCGGCCGTCTCCCCGCCGACGAGCGCCGTACCGGCTTCCACGCACGCCTCGGCGATGCCCTTCACGATCTGCGCGATCGTCTCCGGCACCACCTTGCCGGTGCAGATGTAGTCGGTCATGAACAGCGGCTCCGCGCCGCACACGACCAGGTCGTCCACGACCATGCCGACCAGGTCGAAGCCGATCGTGTCGTGCCGGTCCAGCTTCTGCGCGATCGCGACCTTGGTCCCGACCCCGTCCGTCGAGGTCGCCAGCAACGGCCGCCGGTACGCCGTCAGGGCGCTCGCGTCGAACAGGCCGGCGAATCCGCCGAGCCCGCCGACCACCTCGGGACGGGTCGCCTTCGCGACCCACTCCTTCATCAGTTCGACGGCCCGGTCACCGGCCTCGATGTCGACCCCCGCGGCGGCGTAACTGGCGCCCTCGGACACGTTGTTCTCCTTGTTCTCAGGGCCTTGTTCTGATCGGCCTGTTCTGGCGCCCTGTTCTGATGGCCTGTTCTGGCGGCCTGGGTCAGGGCCGGGACAGGGCGTCCGCGGCGCCGGCACCGCCGGCCACCGTGGCCAGACCGTCGACGTCGGTGGCGACCGGCAGTTCGAGCAGGTGCTTGCCGAGGTGCTCCGGTTCGGGCAGCGCGATCGGGTAGACACCGTCGAAGCAGGCCCGGCAGAGCTTGTCCTTGCCGACCGAGGTGGCCTCGATCAGGCCGTCCAGGCTGACGTAGCCGAGCGAGTCCGCGCCGATCGAACGGCAGATCTCCTCGGTGTTCAGGCCGTTCGCGATCAGTTCCGCGCGGCTGGCGAAGTCGATGCCGTAGAAACACGGCCACTTCACCGGCGGCGACGAGATCCGGACGTGGATCTCGGCCGCGCCCGACTCGCGCAGCATCCGGATCACCGCGCGCTGGGTGTTGCCGCGGACGATCGAGTCGTCCACCACGACCAGGCGCTTGCCCTCGATCACCTCGCGCAGCGGGTTCAGCTTCAGCCGGATACCCAACTGGCGGATGGTCTGGCTGGGCTGGATGAAGGTGCGGCCGACGTAGGCGTTCTTGACCAGGCCCGAGCCGTACGGGATGCCGGACTCCTCGGCGTACCCGATGGCGCCCGGCGTACCGGACTCCGGGGTCGCGATGACGAGGTCCGCCTCGACCGGGTGCTCGCGGGCCAGTTGGCGGCCGACCTCGACGCGGGTCGAGTGGATCCGCTGGCCGGAGATCTGGGTGTCCGGGCGGGCGAGGTACACGAACTC
This region includes:
- a CDS encoding pyridoxal-phosphate dependent enzyme: MLSLEDVREAAQRIEGVAHRTPVITSRTLNERVGAEVFLKAENLQRIGAFKFRGAYNAISRLSPEQLGRGVAAYSSGNHAQAVALAAALAGTSAVILMPEDAPPTKVAATKGYGAEVVTYDRYTGDRTALATQLAEERGVTLIPPYDHYDVMAGQGTVALELIEEVGQLGALLAPIGGGGLIAGCATAATALCPGLRVIGVEPEAGDDTARSLAAGERVQIGVPRTIADGQAIPIPGELTFEINRRLLAGVELVSDDEIRAAMVFAFERLKLVLEPSGACALAALLAGRIQDLPDRVGVVLSGGNVGLERFLELLAES
- a CDS encoding C40 family peptidase, whose translation is MPVTVRRTALPAVSHQSESSTRPTGRILAKHRKTTKSAAAPRAAAAVLSVGLAVSGGAILTVAGTPTTASAATSKTTSAAWARGNKPVSTKPLLRYADAGSAVRYVQRSLDVPAGGWYGSATRTAVAKFQRRVGLPRTGTMTVNTWRSLFYAASHGLLHGGTGSSSTFQARVLREAAKLKGTPYRYGGTTTRGLDCSGYTGLVYKRAGKKLPRTSRQQYSATRHLSRRSAKPGDLVFFKSGGGSVYHVGIYAGGNMLWHASRPGRPVAKAKIWSSNVAFGRA
- a CDS encoding response regulator, encoding MTRLLIVDDEALVRAGLKMILESADDLEVVAEAEDGADAVAMVREHRPDVVLMDIRMPKLDGLAATRAVQELPEPPKVVVLTTFDLDDYVFRALQAGASGFLLKDTPPRELVQAVRVVAAGDAMLSPAVTRRLIGHFAADQRTDRRRVARERLTSLTDREKEVLAAVAQGLSNADIGKQLFMSEATVKAHVSRVLVKLDATNRVQVAILAHDAGLLDT
- a CDS encoding sensor histidine kinase, coding for MQWLRRWYGWFVQRAPRIRDLMYIGFSLITIVAQAASGTTRGGWQARDWFVLGLGIAASLALWWRRRFPVTVTVVAILALLGGQIFVPMGLALLTLAVRRRDLMLAALSLAAYVAYVASAWSDRTSDPYVLLFTGPFLIGTWVAVGAYIGARRDLMVSLRDRAERAEAERELRADQARLGERARIAQEMHDVLAHKVSLIALHAGGLEVNPAVGPEKVESSAGLIRETARQAMEDLREVLGVLRTDLSAAGADLAPVPQALDLARLVEASRAAGVNVSSELVLPDDVPASVGRTVYRIVQEGLTNVHKHARGVSTEVVVQGAPGTGVTVRVTNVRPVAADSLLPGAGAGLVGLRERVSLSGGSISAGPTAEGGWRVEAWLPWSEKDPARPARTDDSGATDKTGATDKTGATDKTGATDKTGATDKTGATDKTGA
- a CDS encoding ABC transporter ATP-binding protein, which produces MITVENLSKRYGNTTAVQDVSFTVEPGSITGFLGPNGAGKSTTLRMLTGLTPPTSGRATITGKRYVELPNPGRVVGVMLDAAAQHPGRTGRETLQLNASLLGVPKGRADEMLEAVGLSSAAKRRVGQYSLGMRQRLGIASALLGDPAVLILDEPANGMDPEGIRWMRGLLQDFANRGGTVILSSHLLGEVQATVDRLVVIGGGRIVANGSLDELLAGSGTLVRGLDPVALNQALTAAGLSLEPLHDGALRVDATAEQVGRAAAAAGQILLELRESDGAGLEELFFQLTSPTATAVAA
- a CDS encoding ABC transporter permease; the protein is MAVTEIASPPTTSAAVAGKHRAVATSLPPARGQSFLRLVVTELRKSLDTRSGRVLILAILALAVAALTWQLTHMDAGRQHFDSYLAAASTGVQLLLPVIGVMAMTSEWTQRTALTTFTLSPRRVRVQLAKFVSAIVLSIVVLTATTVLAMAATAIGGATGGNGSSYAGLGGSLAGAYLTTALNVVMGAAFGAVIAQTAVAILVFFIAPTAWALAGPALFKDNANWLDVFGAFGRIAERDLHGMLPETLTAIGVWIVLPTIAGLWASSRREVK
- a CDS encoding DUF3073 domain-containing protein, with the translated sequence MGRGRAKAKQTKVARDLKYRTWETDLEQLKKELSGGEQSGNGSANGDNDADVGDDADDYHPRR
- the purM gene encoding phosphoribosylformylglycinamidine cyclo-ligase, which encodes MSEGASYAAAGVDIEAGDRAVELMKEWVAKATRPEVVGGLGGFAGLFDASALTAYRRPLLATSTDGVGTKVAIAQKLDRHDTIGFDLVGMVVDDLVVCGAEPLFMTDYICTGKVVPETIAQIVKGIAEACVEAGTALVGGETAEHPGLLEADEYDVAGAATGVVEADEVIGADRVRAGDVVVAMASSGLHSNGYSLVRHVFFDRAGWQLDREVPELGGTLGDTLLTPTKVYAKHCLELIRELNADEKPLHAMSHITGGGFAANLARVIPAEFAVRIDRSTWTPAPIFGLVGQLGDVPLLELEKTLNMGVGMVAVLDPAAADRAIAVLAERDIPAWVCGEVSAADGTSGVELQGDYAR